From Clostridiaceae bacterium, a single genomic window includes:
- a CDS encoding V-type ATP synthase subunit I — translation MAIVKMNKLSLVGLDSQKEHIIEDLMNIGVVEVRCIEAPEETETWKELVTYDGDEDEVARLEEQMTRIKWAIDYLSPYNQEKKGLFQPKRTVDKNSLNNIIKNQQDLWHVIEEIEATDDVISYLKNEENRQETLIASLQPWRELDVPVDSEATKHTGILLGTTPAVSVISDLQNELKEAYPASYLKLISSDKDQNYLMVLYHISGEEEVLSVLKKYGFSKATFRDITGTAEENINKARKNIEKINKQREEEVSKIAALASRKNELEVLYDYFTVLRDKKKVLENIVKTNMTFMLEGWFPEAEKNRLIEILQKWDCVINIREPEKGEEHPILLKNNSFVQPFELITELYSLPSTKDVDPNFLMSPFFFVFFGMMVSDAGYGLVIALLTGLILWKFKPQGMAYKLIKLGFFGGISTLIWGALFGGWFSDIISIVTGGRFVIKPLWFNPLDDPMRLLVWSFIFGGLHILVGLGIKGYMMIRDGLIKDAIFDIGFWYIFLIGIGLLFAGGTIATVGKYMAIVGAILLVLTQGRSKKGIISKFFAGVLSLYNSVGYMSDVLSYSRLLALGLATGVVGSVINAMGTLLGFNIFGILMLIIVFTVGHLFNIAINALGAYVHASRLQYVEFFGKFYEGGGKPYDPFKIKTKYTNIIDRRQN, via the coding sequence ATGGCAATAGTTAAAATGAATAAATTGTCCCTAGTAGGTCTTGACAGCCAAAAAGAGCATATTATTGAAGACCTGATGAATATAGGGGTAGTGGAAGTAAGATGTATTGAAGCTCCTGAGGAAACTGAGACATGGAAGGAATTGGTTACATACGACGGTGATGAGGATGAAGTAGCAAGGCTCGAAGAACAAATGACAAGAATAAAATGGGCTATTGATTACCTCTCACCCTATAACCAGGAAAAAAAAGGACTTTTTCAGCCAAAAAGAACTGTTGATAAAAACAGCCTCAATAACATAATTAAAAATCAGCAGGATTTATGGCATGTTATAGAAGAAATTGAAGCTACCGATGATGTTATTTCTTATCTAAAAAATGAAGAAAACAGGCAGGAAACCCTTATTGCCTCCCTTCAGCCCTGGAGGGAACTGGATGTTCCTGTGGATAGCGAGGCTACTAAGCATACAGGCATTTTACTGGGTACCACGCCTGCCGTGTCGGTTATTTCAGACCTTCAGAATGAACTGAAAGAAGCCTATCCGGCAAGTTATCTGAAACTTATCAGCTCGGACAAGGACCAGAATTATCTCATGGTTCTTTACCATATTTCAGGTGAAGAAGAAGTTCTTTCCGTATTGAAAAAATATGGCTTTTCGAAGGCTACTTTCAGGGATATTACAGGAACTGCCGAAGAGAATATAAACAAAGCCAGGAAAAATATTGAAAAGATAAACAAACAAAGAGAAGAAGAAGTTAGTAAAATCGCGGCTCTTGCTTCACGAAAAAATGAGCTGGAAGTTTTATACGACTATTTTACAGTGCTAAGGGATAAGAAAAAGGTACTGGAGAATATAGTGAAAACCAATATGACATTTATGCTTGAAGGATGGTTCCCTGAAGCAGAGAAAAATAGACTGATTGAAATATTGCAAAAATGGGATTGTGTTATAAACATCAGGGAACCTGAAAAGGGTGAAGAGCATCCTATTCTTCTGAAAAATAATTCCTTTGTACAACCCTTTGAGCTTATAACCGAGCTATACAGCCTTCCAAGCACCAAGGATGTGGATCCCAACTTCCTTATGTCGCCATTCTTCTTTGTATTTTTCGGCATGATGGTAAGTGATGCGGGATATGGCCTTGTAATAGCTTTACTGACAGGGCTTATACTATGGAAATTTAAACCGCAGGGAATGGCATATAAACTCATTAAGCTTGGTTTTTTCGGAGGAATTTCCACATTAATCTGGGGAGCTTTGTTTGGTGGATGGTTTTCTGACATTATAAGCATTGTAACTGGAGGAAGATTCGTTATCAAGCCTTTATGGTTCAACCCTCTTGATGATCCCATGCGCCTCCTTGTATGGTCCTTCATATTCGGCGGATTACATATCCTAGTCGGCCTTGGGATAAAGGGATATATGATGATAAGAGATGGCCTGATAAAGGATGCGATTTTTGATATAGGATTCTGGTATATATTCCTAATTGGTATTGGATTGCTCTTTGCAGGAGGAACTATTGCCACAGTTGGCAAATACATGGCAATAGTTGGCGCAATCCTGCTGGTTCTTACCCAGGGAAGAAGCAAGAAGGGAATAATAAGCAAATTTTTTGCCGGAGTCTTAAGCTTGTACAACTCAGTAGGCTACATGAGTGATGTACTCTCTTATTCGAGACTTCTGGCACTGGGGCTTGCCACAGGAGTTGTGGGCTCTGTTATAAATGCCATGGGAACCCTTTTAGGGTTTAATATATTTGGAATATTAATGCTTATAATAGTTTTCACAGTAGGGCATTTATTTAATATTGCGATAAATGCTCTGGGAGCTTACGTACATGCCAGCCGTCTCCAATACGTGGAGTTTTTCGGCAAGTTTTACGAGGGCGGAGGGAAACCCTACGACCCCTTTAAAATTAAAACAAAATACACAAATATCATTGACAGGAGGCAAAATTAG
- a CDS encoding V-type ATP synthase subunit K: MKWYEFFLDGTFLALAGAAIAVIVAGIGSARAVGMVGEAAAGLISEEPERFGQTLLLQALPGTQGIYGLLTAFVILTKIGVVGGADVNVGTVQGLLLFGAAIPIAIVGYFSAIAQGRAAAAGINIVAKRPSELAKAITYAAMVETYAVLALLASILMVFGIQL, encoded by the coding sequence ATGAAATGGTATGAATTTTTTCTTGATGGTACTTTTCTAGCATTAGCAGGGGCAGCTATAGCTGTAATTGTTGCAGGTATTGGATCTGCAAGAGCAGTAGGAATGGTTGGTGAGGCCGCTGCAGGGTTGATAAGCGAAGAACCTGAGAGATTTGGACAAACCCTCTTGCTGCAGGCACTTCCAGGAACCCAGGGTATATACGGATTGCTCACTGCATTCGTTATTCTTACCAAGATAGGTGTAGTAGGCGGAGCAGATGTTAATGTTGGAACTGTACAAGGACTGTTACTATTTGGAGCCGCGATCCCGATTGCTATAGTTGGTTATTTTTCAGCTATTGCTCAGGGCAGGGCTGCTGCCGCAGGTATAAATATTGTAGCTAAAAGACCTTCAGAACTGGCAAAAGCAATTACATACGCTGCAATGGTAGAAACCTACGCAGTTTTAGCATTGCTTGCTTCCATACTGATGGTATTCGGTATTCAGCTGTAA
- a CDS encoding V-type ATP synthase subunit C, which translates to MAADTHYAYAVGRIRAVEKRLLDKGKLDRMIDSKSPEEAMKVLTDAGYGYSSGDVSTPFDYEKLLKEEEKKTYKFLEEIAPEPEIFGLFLLKNDYHNIKVLLKGEFSGNSDESLLLQTGTISIPVLKTSINNRKFDALPEIMAKGIKEAIDTYGRTTDPQVIDIILDSTCFNHMKEKARFSEKDYLIKMVEILIDLANIKIFIRLKALDKSIDFLQKVLLKGGSIPEEKFFTGMGESMDKIIENFKNTPYEKICQEGITSYMATGSLSIFEKLSDDYVMSYVKKYKNLTFGVEPLVGYLIGKDTEIKNARIIMVGKINNINNDVIRERLREIYA; encoded by the coding sequence CTGGCAGCTGATACACATTACGCCTATGCAGTAGGAAGAATAAGGGCAGTTGAAAAAAGGCTCCTTGATAAAGGGAAATTAGACAGGATGATAGATTCAAAATCTCCTGAAGAAGCCATGAAGGTGCTTACCGATGCAGGCTACGGGTATTCATCAGGAGATGTATCTACTCCCTTCGATTATGAAAAATTATTAAAAGAAGAAGAAAAGAAAACATATAAGTTTCTGGAGGAAATAGCACCTGAGCCGGAAATATTCGGCCTTTTTCTCCTGAAAAATGATTATCATAATATAAAGGTTCTGTTAAAAGGGGAATTCTCAGGGAATTCTGATGAATCTCTACTGCTTCAGACAGGCACAATTTCAATCCCTGTGCTGAAAACGTCCATAAACAACAGGAAGTTTGACGCGCTTCCTGAAATTATGGCAAAGGGCATTAAAGAAGCCATTGACACATACGGCAGAACAACTGACCCCCAGGTAATTGACATTATACTGGATTCAACCTGTTTTAATCATATGAAGGAAAAAGCCCGGTTTTCAGAGAAAGATTATCTGATAAAAATGGTTGAGATTTTAATTGATCTTGCTAACATTAAAATTTTTATCAGGTTAAAAGCTCTTGATAAATCCATAGATTTCCTGCAGAAAGTCCTTCTGAAAGGTGGTAGCATACCTGAAGAAAAGTTCTTTACCGGTATGGGGGAATCAATGGATAAAATTATAGAGAATTTCAAGAACACCCCATATGAAAAGATATGCCAGGAAGGTATAACTTCCTATATGGCTACCGGAAGTTTAAGCATTTTTGAAAAGCTTTCAGATGATTATGTAATGAGTTATGTTAAGAAATACAAAAATCTCACTTTTGGAGTTGAACCTTTAGTAGGATACTTGATAGGAAAAGATACCGAAATTAAAAATGCCAGAATAATTATGGTTGGGAAAATAAACAACATTAATAATGATGTTATAAGAGAAAGGCTGAGGGAGATTTATGCATAA
- a CDS encoding V-type ATP synthase subunit F has product MHKIGVLGDKDSILGFKALGLSVFPVTDKNEAAETLHRLAKEEYAVIYVTEQVAEKIQEHIDRYKDSRLPAIVPIPGNQGVLGMGIRNLQKTVERAVGANILDAF; this is encoded by the coding sequence ATGCATAAAATCGGAGTGCTAGGAGATAAAGACAGCATATTGGGTTTTAAGGCTCTTGGCCTGTCGGTATTTCCGGTAACAGATAAAAACGAAGCGGCTGAAACCCTGCACAGGCTGGCTAAAGAAGAATACGCAGTAATATATGTAACCGAGCAGGTTGCAGAAAAAATCCAGGAGCACATTGACAGGTACAAAGACAGCAGGCTGCCTGCAATAGTGCCTATACCGGGCAATCAGGGTGTGCTTGGAATGGGGATAAGGAACTTACAGAAAACAGTTGAGAGAGCAGTTGGAGCAAATATACTAGACGCTTTTTAA
- a CDS encoding V-type ATP synthase subunit A produces MNQGTIVKVSGPLVIAKGMSQANLFDVVRVSEQRLIGEIIEMHGDRASIQVYEETAGLGPGEPVVSTGAPLSVELGPGLIGTIFDGIQRPLATIREQYGNNIVRGIDITPLDRSAKWNFVPTVEAGTKVVPGDIIGTVQETVVVEHKIMVPYGVEGTIVEINKGEFTLEDTVARIKDSSGKIVNVTMLQKWPVRKGRPYKEKLPPDTPLVTGQRVIDTLFPLAKGGVAAVPGPFGSGKTVVQHQLAKWADADIVVYIGCGERGNEMTDVLLEFPELKDPRTGESLMKRTVLIANTSDMPVAAREASIYTGITIAEYFRDMGYSVALMADSTSRWAEALREMSGRLEEMPGEEGYPAYLGSRLAQFYERAGRVVSMGQEGREGSITAIGAVSPPGGDLSEPVTQSTLRIVKVFWALDSSLAYRRHFPAISWLQSYSLYLDRLDNWNNMNIARDWSNLRSDVMRILQEEAELEEIVRLVGIDALSAGDRLTLEAAKSIREDYLHQNAFHDVDTYTSLNKQYKMLKLIMAYYYKGKKALENGVGIKELFALPVREKIGRCKYVKEDEVDAVFSEIEKELNEQMDALVSKEVK; encoded by the coding sequence ATGAACCAGGGAACCATAGTTAAAGTATCAGGACCTCTGGTAATTGCCAAAGGTATGAGCCAGGCAAATTTGTTTGACGTCGTAAGAGTTAGCGAACAACGCCTAATAGGCGAAATAATAGAAATGCATGGGGACAGGGCATCCATTCAGGTATACGAAGAAACAGCAGGATTAGGCCCCGGAGAACCTGTAGTTTCCACAGGTGCGCCTCTGAGCGTTGAATTGGGCCCTGGTTTGATTGGTACAATATTTGACGGAATACAAAGACCCCTTGCAACAATCAGAGAACAGTACGGAAACAATATAGTCAGAGGAATAGATATAACTCCTCTGGATAGAAGTGCCAAGTGGAATTTTGTTCCAACAGTTGAAGCAGGGACAAAAGTAGTTCCAGGAGATATTATTGGTACCGTTCAGGAAACAGTGGTGGTAGAACACAAAATAATGGTGCCCTATGGAGTTGAGGGAACCATTGTTGAAATAAATAAGGGAGAATTCACATTAGAAGATACCGTTGCCAGGATAAAGGACAGCAGCGGAAAAATAGTGAATGTTACTATGCTCCAGAAATGGCCTGTTCGTAAGGGCAGACCCTATAAAGAAAAACTGCCCCCTGATACACCTTTAGTAACCGGTCAGAGAGTAATAGATACATTATTCCCCTTGGCAAAGGGTGGCGTGGCAGCCGTACCGGGTCCTTTCGGAAGCGGTAAGACGGTAGTCCAGCACCAGCTGGCAAAATGGGCTGATGCTGATATTGTAGTATATATCGGCTGCGGAGAGCGCGGAAATGAGATGACCGACGTTCTTCTGGAGTTCCCTGAATTGAAAGATCCACGGACAGGGGAATCTCTTATGAAAAGAACGGTTCTTATAGCCAATACCTCTGATATGCCTGTTGCGGCAAGAGAAGCCTCAATTTATACCGGCATCACCATAGCTGAATATTTCAGGGATATGGGTTATAGTGTGGCTCTAATGGCGGACTCAACATCCCGTTGGGCTGAGGCCTTAAGAGAAATGTCCGGAAGACTTGAAGAGATGCCTGGTGAAGAAGGGTATCCTGCATACCTGGGTTCCAGACTTGCCCAGTTCTATGAAAGGGCAGGAAGAGTGGTATCCATGGGGCAGGAAGGCAGAGAGGGATCAATAACAGCCATAGGTGCCGTATCACCTCCTGGAGGAGATTTATCAGAGCCGGTTACCCAGTCAACCTTAAGAATAGTAAAAGTATTCTGGGCTTTGGATTCAAGCCTTGCCTACAGAAGGCATTTCCCGGCTATAAGCTGGCTCCAGAGTTATTCACTGTATCTGGACAGGCTGGACAACTGGAATAACATGAATATAGCCAGGGACTGGAGCAATTTGAGAAGTGATGTAATGAGAATTTTGCAGGAAGAAGCAGAGTTGGAGGAAATAGTAAGGCTGGTAGGTATAGATGCACTGTCGGCAGGAGACAGGCTTACCCTGGAAGCTGCGAAGTCTATAAGAGAGGACTACCTCCATCAGAATGCTTTCCATGATGTAGATACCTATACATCCTTAAATAAACAATATAAAATGCTGAAACTCATAATGGCATATTACTACAAAGGCAAAAAAGCCCTGGAAAACGGAGTGGGAATAAAAGAACTGTTTGCACTGCCTGTCAGGGAAAAGATAGGAAGATGCAAATACGTAAAAGAGGACGAAGTTGATGCTGTTTTCAGTGAGATCGAGAAAGAACTGAACGAGCAGATGGATGCACTGGTATCAAAGGAGGTAAAGTAA
- a CDS encoding V-type ATP synthase subunit B, whose protein sequence is MLKEYKTISEVAGPLMLVKKVEGVKFGELGEIELANGETRSCRVLEVSEDSALVQLFESSAGINVAESKVRFLGKGIELPVSMDMLGRVFDGLGRPKDGGPNIIPDKRLDINGLPMNPAARDYPSEFIQTGISAIDGLNTLVRGQKLPIFSGSGLPHAQLAAQIARQAKVLGTDSKFAVVFAAIGITFEEADFFISDFKRTGAIERSVLFTNLANDPAIERIATPRMALTAAEYLAFEKDMHVLVILTDITNYAEALREVSAARKEVPGRRGYPGYLYTDLATMYERAGRQRGKAGSITLIPILTMPEDDKTHPIPDLTGYITEGQIILSRELYRKSIMPPIDVLPSLSRLKDKGIGKSKTREDHADTMNQLFAAYARGKEAKELAVILGEAALSDTDKLYAKFSDIFEKEYVSQGFDEERTIEQTLDLGWKLLSILPVGELKRIRDEYIEKYLPSQEQ, encoded by the coding sequence ATGTTGAAGGAATATAAAACCATTTCAGAAGTTGCTGGCCCTTTGATGCTTGTAAAAAAAGTTGAGGGAGTAAAATTCGGTGAACTTGGTGAAATAGAACTTGCTAATGGGGAAACCAGAAGCTGCAGGGTTCTTGAAGTAAGTGAAGACAGTGCGCTGGTTCAGCTATTTGAAAGCTCTGCGGGAATAAATGTAGCAGAAAGTAAGGTAAGGTTCCTGGGAAAAGGAATTGAACTGCCTGTGTCCATGGACATGCTTGGCAGAGTTTTTGATGGACTCGGCAGGCCAAAGGACGGCGGACCTAATATCATACCAGATAAAAGGCTTGATATTAATGGGTTACCTATGAATCCCGCTGCCAGGGACTATCCTTCTGAATTTATACAGACAGGAATATCTGCAATAGATGGGTTGAATACTCTGGTCAGAGGACAGAAACTGCCTATTTTCTCCGGCTCAGGTTTGCCCCATGCACAGCTTGCTGCTCAGATAGCAAGACAGGCAAAGGTTCTGGGAACCGACAGCAAATTTGCTGTTGTGTTTGCCGCCATAGGAATTACCTTTGAAGAAGCAGACTTTTTTATAAGCGATTTTAAGAGGACAGGAGCTATCGAGCGTTCTGTACTTTTCACAAACCTGGCCAACGACCCGGCTATCGAACGTATAGCCACACCCAGAATGGCCCTTACGGCAGCAGAGTACCTGGCTTTTGAAAAGGACATGCACGTGCTGGTAATACTTACCGATATTACCAACTATGCTGAAGCACTTCGTGAAGTATCAGCAGCAAGAAAGGAAGTCCCCGGAAGAAGAGGATATCCGGGATACTTATATACAGACCTGGCTACAATGTATGAAAGGGCAGGAAGACAGAGAGGCAAAGCAGGAAGCATCACCTTGATACCAATACTTACAATGCCTGAGGATGATAAAACCCATCCAATACCTGACCTTACAGGATATATAACCGAAGGACAGATTATACTTAGCAGGGAGCTGTACAGAAAATCCATAATGCCTCCCATAGACGTTCTTCCATCCCTGTCCCGTCTGAAAGACAAGGGAATCGGAAAAAGTAAAACCCGTGAAGATCACGCGGATACAATGAACCAGCTCTTTGCGGCATACGCCAGAGGAAAGGAAGCCAAGGAACTGGCAGTTATTCTGGGAGAAGCGGCTTTATCAGATACTGATAAGCTGTATGCCAAATTCTCTGATATCTTTGAAAAAGAATATGTATCCCAGGGCTTTGATGAGGAAAGAACCATTGAGCAAACTCTTGATTTAGGCTGGAAACTCCTTTCCATATTACCTGTGGGAGAATTGAAACGTATCAGGGACGAGTATATTGAAAAATACCTGCCCTCCCAGGAACAATAA
- a CDS encoding V-type ATP synthase subunit D: protein MAIMRVNPTRMELTRLKKRLVVARRGHKLLKDKRDELMKKFLDLARKNKEFREKVEKMLMEVHSNFLVARAVMSSEVLEEALMFPKERVSLEVSSKNVMSVEVPVLDYKTESNDPGNIFPYGFATTSGELDGAIKALSGVMPYMLQLAEMEKTAQLLAEEIEKTRRRVNALEYVLIPQLTETIRYITMKLDENERGNLTRLMKVKDMMLEQARQSRK, encoded by the coding sequence ATGGCTATAATGCGTGTCAACCCAACCCGTATGGAGCTTACGAGACTGAAAAAAAGACTTGTTGTAGCTCGCCGGGGACACAAGCTTTTAAAAGATAAAAGAGATGAGTTAATGAAAAAATTCCTTGATCTTGCAAGAAAGAACAAGGAGTTTCGTGAAAAAGTTGAAAAGATGCTCATGGAAGTCCACTCAAACTTCCTGGTGGCAAGAGCTGTCATGTCTTCAGAAGTATTAGAGGAAGCTCTGATGTTCCCTAAAGAAAGGGTATCCCTTGAGGTATCATCCAAGAACGTCATGAGCGTGGAAGTGCCTGTGCTGGATTATAAAACCGAAAGCAATGATCCCGGCAATATATTCCCTTACGGCTTTGCAACCACCTCGGGAGAACTGGACGGGGCAATAAAAGCATTATCCGGTGTAATGCCATATATGCTGCAGCTGGCTGAGATGGAAAAAACCGCCCAGCTCCTTGCAGAAGAAATAGAAAAAACCAGAAGAAGGGTAAACGCCCTGGAATATGTACTTATACCCCAGCTCACTGAGACAATAAGGTACATTACCATGAAGCTGGATGAAAACGAAAGAGGCAACCTCACAAGGCTCATGAAGGTCAAGGACATGATGCTGGAGCAGGCCCGCCAAAGCAGAAAATAG
- a CDS encoding SIS domain-containing protein: MEIKSIIQEIVKDRQKKGGIHSIYFVACGGSLASFYPAKVFVEIESKKLRCGWYNSGEFIHNPPAGLGENSVVIVASHRGNTPETIQAAKTARKAGSPVIALTWIPDSEISKNCDYLLGYTYGDDKDIAGEKTMVGLKLAVELVHQIEGYKHYEKFYDGVSKIDAIVKKACKQVEKRAEAFAENYKNENLIYTIGSGPSWGSAYIECICILMEMQWINSSCINSGEYFHGPFEITDANTVFMIQIAEGKTRPVDERALKFLKQYAKRYEVLDAKELGLSVIDADVIDYFNHSLFNNVFNVYNHKLADARQHPLTTRRYMWKVEY; encoded by the coding sequence ATGGAGATCAAATCAATCATACAGGAAATTGTAAAAGATAGACAAAAGAAGGGCGGTATCCACAGTATTTATTTCGTAGCATGCGGAGGATCATTGGCTTCGTTCTATCCTGCAAAGGTTTTTGTGGAAATAGAATCAAAAAAACTTAGATGCGGCTGGTATAATAGCGGCGAATTTATTCATAATCCTCCTGCAGGTCTTGGGGAGAACTCTGTCGTAATTGTTGCATCCCACAGAGGGAATACACCTGAAACTATCCAGGCTGCTAAAACTGCCAGGAAAGCCGGATCTCCGGTCATTGCGCTGACATGGATCCCCGATTCTGAAATAAGTAAAAATTGTGATTATTTACTGGGATATACTTACGGTGATGATAAGGATATCGCAGGAGAAAAGACCATGGTAGGTCTTAAACTTGCTGTAGAACTTGTTCATCAGATAGAAGGATATAAGCATTACGAAAAATTCTATGACGGAGTTTCAAAAATTGACGCTATTGTCAAAAAAGCCTGCAAGCAGGTAGAAAAGAGAGCAGAAGCTTTCGCTGAAAACTATAAGAACGAAAATCTTATATATACAATAGGCAGCGGCCCTTCCTGGGGTTCAGCATATATTGAATGTATTTGCATATTAATGGAAATGCAATGGATTAATTCTTCATGTATAAATAGCGGAGAGTATTTTCACGGTCCCTTTGAAATAACTGATGCCAATACTGTCTTTATGATTCAGATTGCAGAAGGCAAAACACGTCCGGTAGATGAACGCGCTCTCAAATTCCTGAAACAATATGCAAAACGCTACGAAGTTCTTGATGCCAAGGAATTAGGCCTTTCCGTCATTGATGCAGATGTAATCGATTATTTTAACCATTCACTTTTCAACAATGTTTTTAACGTATACAATCACAAACTGGCTGATGCCCGCCAGCATCCTTTGACCACAAGGCGTTATATGTGGAAAGTGGAATATTAG
- a CDS encoding fructoselysine 6-kinase produces the protein MALRVIGIGDNVADHYLHTNMIYPGGNAFNFAAYAKMLGAEAAYMGVFGDDFPGTHVYNTGLELGICLDRCRIYHGENGCPKVKLENGERIFVSSNRGGVSRERPLTLDEDDIAYISTFQLIHTSINSYIEHNLPRMFATGVPISFDFSTYGSDIYFKAYCPYITYSIVSCGHLSHQETLNMISKLHGFGSGNVIATRGAEGSIFSDGHKIYHQKAHMVEAIDTMGAGDAYLTAFLLKYISWNLENKEKTIDHQQRETAILAVMEEASRFAAQICMIEGAFGHGVPYKK, from the coding sequence TTGGCTCTAAGGGTAATAGGTATAGGCGACAATGTGGCAGATCATTATCTTCATACAAATATGATATATCCGGGCGGCAATGCTTTCAATTTTGCGGCATATGCTAAAATGCTGGGCGCAGAAGCAGCATATATGGGAGTTTTCGGTGACGATTTTCCAGGTACTCATGTATATAACACCGGCCTGGAACTGGGAATATGTTTGGACCGTTGCCGTATTTACCATGGGGAAAACGGGTGCCCCAAAGTAAAGCTGGAAAACGGAGAGCGTATTTTTGTAAGCAGCAACAGGGGCGGGGTATCAAGAGAAAGGCCTCTTACACTAGACGAAGATGATATTGCTTATATTTCTACCTTTCAACTAATTCATACAAGTATAAACAGCTATATCGAACATAATTTACCCAGAATGTTTGCTACAGGTGTACCTATATCATTTGATTTTTCAACTTATGGATCAGATATATATTTCAAAGCATATTGTCCCTATATAACTTACTCAATTGTATCCTGTGGACATTTATCACATCAGGAAACCCTTAATATGATATCCAAACTGCATGGATTTGGCTCTGGCAACGTCATTGCAACTCGCGGGGCAGAAGGTTCAATCTTCTCTGATGGACATAAAATTTACCATCAAAAAGCACATATGGTAGAGGCAATAGATACCATGGGTGCTGGTGATGCTTACTTAACAGCTTTTCTACTTAAATATATCAGTTGGAACCTGGAAAACAAAGAAAAAACGATAGACCATCAACAGCGTGAAACAGCAATTCTTGCAGTCATGGAGGAGGCAAGCAGATTCGCAGCGCAAATTTGCATGATTGAAGGTGCCTTCGGTCATGGAGTCCCATATAAAAAGTAA
- a CDS encoding extracellular solute-binding protein → MLRKIKTFLIILVAIAILVSMAGCGGSATNKDADSTSKDTTQTSDSGKQQQTVIKFLHKWPEAERMPYWEDVVARFEKENPDIKIQMEAVADEPIKEKLRVMLGGGSVPDVFFTWAGEFLNKFVKAGAAMDITSYLDKDPEWKNSFIESLLLSGASGGKQYGIPIRVSAKFFIYNLEKFKEAGLEPPKTWDEFINICETFKQKGEIPLLLGNQAPWASCHYLTTFNAKLVPEDVWRKDYQPANGEFTHPGYVEALKLLQDLYNKGYFNDAPNSTTHQQTREMFYTGTGAMIYDEMPNFKLRYETNMPGKWGFFICPPIEGAEGNQNLVTGDPDMFVVSSKCENPEAAIRFLKFVTNMENSQKLCAELGFQSCVKGAVNESNSLPQVIEAMNIIAESDGLTGWLDTAMEASVVDKYLANLQQLFDGKSPEAIISEVQKEAARVAKEYK, encoded by the coding sequence ATGTTAAGAAAGATTAAGACGTTTCTTATAATTCTTGTTGCCATAGCAATATTGGTTTCAATGGCTGGCTGCGGAGGTTCTGCAACTAATAAAGATGCTGATAGCACTTCTAAAGATACAACTCAGACAAGTGACAGCGGAAAACAACAGCAAACAGTAATAAAATTCCTGCATAAATGGCCGGAAGCTGAACGTATGCCTTACTGGGAAGATGTTGTAGCCCGCTTTGAAAAGGAAAATCCTGACATAAAGATACAAATGGAAGCTGTAGCTGATGAACCAATAAAAGAAAAACTTCGTGTTATGTTAGGTGGTGGCAGTGTACCTGATGTATTCTTTACATGGGCAGGAGAATTCTTAAACAAATTTGTCAAAGCTGGAGCAGCCATGGATATTACTTCATATCTGGATAAGGATCCCGAATGGAAGAACAGTTTTATAGAATCCCTGTTATTAAGCGGTGCTTCAGGTGGCAAACAATATGGCATTCCTATAAGAGTAAGCGCTAAATTCTTCATATATAATCTTGAGAAATTTAAAGAAGCAGGATTAGAACCACCAAAAACATGGGATGAGTTTATAAATATCTGCGAAACTTTCAAGCAAAAAGGTGAAATACCACTCCTCTTAGGCAACCAGGCTCCATGGGCATCCTGCCATTACCTGACAACCTTCAATGCAAAACTTGTACCGGAAGATGTATGGAGAAAAGACTACCAGCCTGCCAACGGAGAATTCACTCATCCAGGGTATGTTGAAGCATTGAAACTACTGCAGGATCTATATAATAAAGGCTACTTCAATGATGCACCCAACTCCACAACCCATCAGCAGACTCGTGAAATGTTCTACACAGGAACAGGAGCAATGATATATGATGAAATGCCCAACTTTAAGCTCCGTTATGAAACAAATATGCCTGGAAAATGGGGATTCTTCATTTGCCCACCTATAGAAGGTGCTGAAGGAAATCAGAACCTGGTAACAGGAGACCCTGACATGTTTGTAGTATCCAGCAAATGTGAAAATCCTGAAGCTGCAATCCGCTTCCTGAAATTCGTAACAAACATGGAAAACAGTCAAAAACTCTGTGCGGAACTTGGATTCCAGTCCTGTGTGAAAGGTGCCGTAAACGAGTCCAATTCACTCCCACAGGTTATAGAGGCTATGAATATAATCGCAGAATCCGACGGCCTTACCGGTTGGCTGGATACAGCAATGGAAGCTTCAGTAGTTGACAAATACCTGGCAAATCTGCAGCAGCTATTCGACGGCAAATCACCAGAAGCAATCATAAGTGAAGTACAAAAAGAAGCAGCACGTGTTGCTAAAGAATATAAATAG